AATTGTTATGTATCATCATTTCACCGGCCACATCAAGCACAAATGTCTAGtcactcttaaaaaaaaaacagaaagaaaaaagaagaacattCCCGTCTATTCAAATTAATCATTTCTTGCAACGTACCGGATTACGTACATATataagaaaaattcataaacgTTGACATGTAATGGgcctccttctcctccacctATCATGTAGAACGGCCCATTTCAGTCGATGTTAACTATatactataaatataaattgataAACTTGAGGGACTTTTCTCCCTTCGTTTCCGCAAGTTTTATTTTGTACCGTTTACTCTCTTTTTTGGAATGTTTCCTCTTGGCCTCACGaaacttttctattatttcgagggttaaaatgcatgtttaatcCTTTAAGTTTTAGCGTTTGTGAGATACCCTCTCTAACTTTTTGAATTCGTGCCATTTGGTTTTCTAAGTTTATTTCGTGCAACTAAATTATCTAGCTTTATCAAAGTAGTATAATCATATCCTTAAGTCAACCACTTTAACTAAGTTGTCAAATGAGTAAACGACGTGGCACTGCTTATGTGGCAGAAAATGACGAGCGATGCTAATCTCATGTTAAACGAGCAGGAAACAAACAGGAAAAATAGAAGGACAAAAAAAATGTCCTCATTTGATGATATTGGTTTTAATGGATAAATAAAGTActtgattgaacaaaaaaaaagaattagggGATACCGAATTGGACAAATCCAAAAGGTTTGAAGACTTTATCGTGAAATGAAAGTTAGTaaatcaaattgcacaaatgctaaaatttaatgatatatatgatatatatcaAGCAAATGGTCTACACTTTTTCACCAGATTTCTAAGTAATCTATGCTAATTACTCAATTATTAAGCTCTATAACACGCAATGATTGAACGATGATGTGctccaaaattaatttaaaacgcTTTTAATGCTTGATTCGTCCCTCGTTGTGGATCCATTTTGACATTGGGAGTAAAAGCAAAAGTTGACATAGAGAAAGATCAAGAGACGATATAATTCATCCCATGATACAGATGAAAATCGGAAGCACCTATCGAGACAAACAATAGTGAGTGGCTAATAGTAGTCGTCGCGGTCATCTTGAGAGTCTTCcccgtcgccatcgccgtcaCCGTAGTCTTGGCCATCGTTGCCGTCGTATTGGTAGTCGTTGCCGTCGCCATCGTTGTCTTGATAGTCATCGCCAATGCCGTAAACTTGGCCATCTTCACCATTGCCACCATGGTTTTGATAGTCATTGCCGTGGCCGCCTTCTTGATAGTCATCGCCATCGCCGTAAACTTGGCCATCATCACCATCGCCACCATGGTTTTGATAGTCATTGCCGTGGCTGCCGTCTTGATAGTCCTCACCATCACCGTAAACTTGGGCATCATCGCCATTGCCACCATGGTTTTGATAGTCattgccgtcgccgccgtcgtcttgatagtcatcaccatcaccgTAAACTTGGGCATCATCGCCATTGCCACCATGGTTTTGATAGTCATTGCCGTCGCCGCTGTCGTCTTGATAGTCATTGCCATCAACGTAAACTTGGCCATCATCGCCATTGTCACCATGGTTTTGATAGTCATTGCCGTCACCATAGTCTTGGCCATAGTCGCCACCGTACTGGTAGTAattgccgtcgccgccgccaccgctgtCTTGATAGTCTTGGCCATCGTTGTTGCCGTCATATTGATAGTCGTTGCCATCGCCGCCATCTTCTTGATAGTCATCGCCGTCATCTTGGTAGTAgtcgccgtcaccgtcgtcTTGGTAGGCGAGATCGTCCTCGGCCTTCTCCGCCGCGTGGTTGGTAATCTTGTTCTCCACATACTCAGCTACCTCGGCCAGCGCGAGCCCACCCAACACCCCCGCGAGCCCACCCACGGCCAATCCCGTCCCCATCCCCCCGaacttgctcttcttcttcttgccctCCTGCCCGTAGCTCGACGGCGCTTGGTCGTACGACGTCCCACCGTAGCTCGGGTACCCAGCCGGCGGAGCCTTCGGATAGTATGGATCCCGCCGCTCATACTGAGGCTGCTGCGGCGATGCATACGGTTTGCTGTATGCCGACCGGTATGCCGGCGGAGCGGTGTATGCCGACCCGTATGCCGGCGTAGCAGCGTACTCCCTGCTCGCCTGCGGCCGCGGGACCCCATAGGCAGTGGGAGGCGGCCTGTAGCGCGTCTCCCTCACCGCGACCTTGATGTCGACCTCCGGCGGAGCCTTCGGATAGTATGGATCCCGCCGCTCATACTGAGGCTGCTGCGGCGATGCATACGGTTTGCTGTCTGCCGACCGGTATGCCGGCGGAGCGGTGTATGCCGATCCGTATGCCGGCGTAGCAGCGTACTCCCTGCTCGCCTGCGGCGGCCGGACCCCATAGGCAGTGGGAGGCGCCCTGTAGCGCGTCTCCCTCACCGCGACCTTGATGTCGACCTTCCCGTGGGGCCTGCCCGAAGGCCGCTTCAGCTGGAGGCTCCACCTCTTGGCGCCGCCATATCCGTTGTCGTCGTCGAGGACATCGCGCAGCCTCAGCTGGGCCGAACCGATCAGCGGCCTGATGCCATCCTCCGAGCTGGCGTGGACGATGTGGACGTGCAGCATGACATCGTCAACGGCGGCTCCCGGGGGCAAGGGGATGGGGAGGGTCTGGTCCCAGACGGGGAAGGAGTCGCCTTCGGGGTCGACACGGGTGGGGCGTTTCTGGTTGGGGTCGGCCCAGACGACGGCGTATGGCCGGAGAGGGCCGTGGCGGCTGTCGACGTTCTCGAGGTCCTTGGCCCCGATGAGGGTCACCTCCACCTGGTAGCGCGAGGAGGCCATTCGATCTTAGGCGATTCTCGAAATCAAATTCCTTTGGACGAGTCGGGCTGCACGACGGGAGAGCTCAACGGCTTAGCAAACATGCCCGGAGCTGATCCGTTGACTGAGATTGGGGAGTGTTTAactgggggaagagagagagtgtgcgtTCTCGTTTTTTTTCTGTTGAGTGCTACGTGAAGCGCCCACCTAGCTTGCCCGTctatatttgatttgattaatttatctggttagcttatttttaattcaattctaTGGACTCGAGTTGGGGTTTTTCCCTTATAGAAGTGGGAAATTCATGTGATTCGGAACTCCACCTAACCATGTTGAAATTTTATTGCTTGAAAACGACGCTCACAATTGATAAATATTGAGTCATGTCCGATAATACAATACAAATCAAATATTTGTATTGAGGTAAGCTAACTGAGAAAGAAAGCTTGCGCAAAAGGATAACGACACAAATGATTTATTGACTTTAATATGGTCATTAGAtatctgatttatttttatctaatttgAGGGGCCTATTCATCTTTAGGTGAGAGAACAAACTACAAAATCAACTTGATAACAACTCTAGACAATACTTGTTCCTCAAGATTGCTCTCATCTAGTTTGCTCTCAGCTCGCCCCAGCCAACACCGAATGCCCTTTGAGCCAAATTTAATGTAGTCATTGTCGTATCGTATGAATCCAACATGAGAGTCTTTGCTCGACCACCTAAGCAAGGAAAGATTGGAGAAAAGAAACATTAGTAGTGTGGGGAAAAGAAATCATGAAAAATGCTTTAGTTCCCTCATCCTTATACATTGACATATACCCATCTTTCTCCAACCTCCCATCCACCCGGTAGGTCTATATGGGGGAATGATAAATCTAAATTGCGAAACACTCATAAGATTATATTACATAAAGTGAAGTAACTAGAGAACTTTGGAGAAGTTGTGTCAATTTACTACTTCTGTATGGCGTATGGAAGTGTCTCTGTGCAAGAGCGAAAAACTATATTCCGAGAGCTGAAAGGGATTTATTTATGAACTGGGTCTCTTCGAACGTATCTTCCCTTGTTGCCGAGTTATCCAGCCTTTCACTTCCAGCAAGGTCAATCGGATGGAGACTTGATTTAACATTACGGcctctcttcttttgttgtacACGCATACTTAGAACAACGCATGTGCATGACTAAAGCAGGGAAGCCGTCGTGATTAGATTTCAAGCTCAGCAAAGCAAATACAGAGGCACTTAAAACAAAGAAGGAACAACCAATGAGATCTGCTGCTTCTTTCATTAAAAGCTGGGGCACCTAGAGCCCGGTTATTTAAGCTGATTCTCATCAATTCAGCCACATCTGAGGACGATTTGACGTGATGATTGCTTGCATCGGGCACAGCTAACTTGCTAGTATAGCAAATCCCTGGCGTGTGCAGGTCAAGGTAAGAACCGCgactttttatttctgaaaagaaaaaaaatatagggtGCACATTGCAAAGAAACACGTCGTTCGAGACATGTGACTTGTCAATTGACAGCAAGAATATGGGACTTTCATCAATGCTAATGGAATTTACGGAACACCAGGCAAAAACATCATggcggaacaaaaaaacaagacatTTGGAAACGATATCTGCTCTTATACGGCACTTGCAAACGGTCACAGTGGGCCAACTGAGTAAATTCCGGTACTAAACCAAGAGGACAAGATCACAGCTGtgtttttggtttggtttggtttgacTGCGGCTTAAGCTTTTGACGTTAGTGATACACTTTGAATATGGAAATGTGGCTTCCGTTTTGTAATTCATCTCAATATTTTACATTTGTATTCAACattctattatatatattagaatAATCTCGTGAACTATCTCTTTAGAATAGAATTTTGCTGTATGGATTATTTATAAACAATCTAGCTATCAGCTCGGTCGGTGAACCTCAACGTATATTTTCTACCATCATAAGTTATTCAATCAAATATCAAGGAAACTGTATGATAAAACTATTAGATGACAtgtgaaaaagccaaaaaagtgGATGCAAATCACAAATAGCCCTATAACTGAATCCAAGAACAACCATTTTGGACAGCAAGATCTACAGATAGCAAGAGTGGCTGGCCCAACATGCAGTACAAACTGTTTCGTTGTTAGGTAATGTGCTTGAAAAATATGGTAATCTATATGTGTATTTCTTGTTCATCATCTGCAGAATTCATCAATATACGAATTGATACATGTTACTTCCGCAACGTCatggagaagaggaagatggtACAACTGGCATCAGGAGAGGAGATTCCAAAATCCAGGAGCACACCAAATCTTACCTAGTACTTTACTTTCAAATATTGTGTTAACATGTATTCTTATAAATAATTTGTACACTCGCAAGAGGGCCTCGATCTGAACATAATTTGCTCCTCAATGGGTTACCTCAAACCGACAATATTTCTCTAAAATACGCTGACATTataagttctctctccctcggtcGTCTTCAAGATTAAGACAAAGGGAAATCACAGAGCAAAACTCAGGCACAGTAAAAAATAATGGCGAGTTCTCAGATCCGGATCGAAGCCACTGCTCTAGCGTTGCCGTTAGTGTCAGTTTTCGCCGACGACGTTGTCGTATTGATGGAGGAGAATTTCGAAAAGGAAGTCGGCCAAGATAGGGGAGCTCTCGTCGAATTCTATGCTCCTTGGTAATGTCGAAATCTGTCCTCTGTAATATACTGATTTTCGCGATTTCGTTTCAGCGTGAATTTGTTCGGCTGCTAGGTCTATTTTAGGATCTTCTGCTTCGTGTTCGCATTATGTCTGGATTTTAGTGAGCTTTTATTGTGTAGGGAGCTGTACTATTCTGTGTCGTTGAGCAGACAATGTTGCATAGAGGTGATCGGTTCCTAATCTGGTCCGATCCCATCTAGAAATCGGAAATTGAGCTAGTACAACTGATTCCTCATTTCTAGGATCAGAAATCGAACTGACTAGTCATGGAACTGAGAACCAAACCAGTCCATTGGTCTAGTTCCCAATTGATCCATTGAAATCGGTGATAAATCGATTTCCCCTCTCCtttaaaattaatcatttattcTTCACccacaaaaagatcaaaatgctaTGAAAATTGCATGAACTTGACACACTTAAACAAATATTATACTTCATCTTAGCCAAAATGCCAAGAATAGCATGTTTTGGTTAGAGCATCACTTGGTTTTTATGCACAACTACGGTCTTTGCGTGTGTATTCAATGTAAGACTATTGGTGTATGACTTGTCTTTCTGGTCTCTTTGTGGTATCTAGCCTTCCGTGCAAACGCCTTCAATGtgaactgaccaaaaaaaaaaaaaaaaggccttcAATGTGAGACTCTTAACTTATCTCTATTGTTGTGTCTAGCATTCCATGTGAATGTGGAAAGTCCCACATTGAATAAGCACGTGAAGATTATAAAAGAAGTTGTGCATAAAAGCTATTAAGCCATACTTCAACCAAAGCGTGCCTTTCTTGACTTTTTGTCATTTGCATCTCAATAGCATTGAGAAAATTCTTaatacttaaaatttaaaattatttttaaaattatttttaagtaataaatttaaaatttttaaaaatgattgattttggtCTTATTTGGGTAACTCCATCCTTGGAATCGAGAATCGGAGAGTTGCCCTTGGGATCAAACCAAATCGACCAATTTGGATTGGTCTAAGAAGTTTCCGCTCTTGAGGTCCTTTGGCAAGTTGTATATGCAACTTCTAGTATTGTTCATTTCTAAACTTCTAGTAttgttcatttcttcatttctcCGGTGTGGAGAAGTCAATCTACCgcctgaataaaaataaatataaaaataaatatatttatataaaaatagatatgtttatatttttatataaaaatataaacatatctatttttatatatattttatgtttatataaaaatatgtttatataaaatatataaacatattttttattcaggCGGTCCGGTATaaacataaacatattttttattcGGGCGGTCCaagtataaatatataaacatatattttatgtttattttttatataaaaatataaacatatctattttttatattttatgtttaataaatatatattttaaaaaaaatataatatatatttatatatattttatatattttatatagatataaacatatctatttttttctccgattgcttttatataaatatatatttatataaacatatctatttttatatatattttatgtttatattttttatataaaaattttatataaaaatataaacatatttttgtttttttaatttaataaaagttaattacaaatttaaattttaccaaacagtattttggcgaaaattgtttctcaatgcaaattttaccaaacgatatttgtaTTTTGGAAAACCCCATTTAcccaaaagtatttgcatttctGCAAATGCATTCCCTAAAAACTGAACTAAACAGGCCCTATATCGCCCTCAAGCCTTTTGAGCTTTTTGTGGCTCTacattttcatttatgtttgccCCATCTTcatctaaagaaaaaaaaaaagatttaacgATTTCGTACGTCCCATCCCCAGCTACCTTCTCCTCCTCGCAACAGTAATTTCACCGTTTTGTTTTGTATTACATGatatttaaactttttgataGAATAATTCCCGCGAACACATATAAGCTTGTCTCACTCATTTTGCATCAAATAGTCCATCTCAAATCATTCTTATTGTTAACCCATAATTGTTATGCATCATCATTTCACCAGCCACATAAAGCATGAATGTTTAGGCGCTCTATAGGAAAAGCTTGTCTATTAAACTTGAGGGACCCAACCCACCTTCATTTTCGCAAGTTTTATTTTGTATTGCTTACCATATTTTATTTACTGTTTGTTTAAGTTTTCCTTTTGGCCTCACGAAACTATTCGATTTTTCAAGGGTTGGGTGCACGTTTAATCCTTTAAAGTTTTAGCGTTTGTGAGATTCCGTCCTCCAACTTTTGCTTTGTTTTAGTGATTCCTCTTAACTTTTTGAATttgtgcaatttaattttttttattttttactaatttgtTGAAATGAGTTAATGACGTGgcaactgtttttttttttttttttttttgtcgatcttACTCTATGCCTATGCTACTcttactctcaaacttttgccttACCTCATTGCAGcacgtgggagtcgaaacccactcctgaaacgaAATCATCCCCACCTCAACATTCCTTGAGAAAGTGGGGAGTTGAACTCCTCACCTCTCCCTTCTATATTGGAAGAGTGGCCCTGGCGAAATCTCAGTAGTTACGTGGCAACtgcttaagtgccaaaaaaagaCAAGCGATGCTAATCTCGTGCTAAATGAGCAGAAAACAAGcataaaaaatagcaaaagaaaaaatatgttcAAAGTTGACATTATTAGTTTTAATCGGTAAACAAAGTACTTggttggcaaaaaaataaaattgcacaaatccaaaaatttagaagacttgattgcacaaaatgaaagttagaaaatcaaattgcacaggtgctaaaatttaaataactaaatttgcacttaatcttatctttgatgatatataatatatttcaaGCAAATGGTTCACCAGATCTCTAAGTAATTTATGCTAATTACTCAATTATTAACTCTGCCGTACGCAATGATTGAACGATAATGTGCTCCAAACTTAATTTAAAAACGCTTTTAATGCTTGATTCGCCCTCGTTTTGGATCCACATTATTGACATTCGGAGTAGAAATCAGACAAATTGACATAGAGAAAGATCAAGAGACGATACAATTCGTCCCATAATACAGACGATAATCGGAAAACACCAATCGAGACAAACGATAGTGGGTGACTAATAGTAGTCGTCGCCGTCGTCCTGGTAGTCGTCGCCGTCGTCTCGGTAGGCGAGATTGTCTTCAGCCTTCTCCGCCGCGTCGTCGGCGATCTTGTTCTCCATGTACTCAGCCCCCTCGGTCAGCGCGATCCCACCCAGGACCCCCGCGACGGCACCTACGGCCAATCCGGTCCCCATCCCCCCGaacttgctcttcttcttctcctcctgcCCGTAGCTCGGCGGCGCTTGGTCGTACGACGTCCCACCGTAGCTCGGGTACCCAGCCGGCGGAGCCGCCGTATAGTATGGATCCCGCCGCTCGTACTGAGGCTGCTGCGGCGACGCATACGGGTTGCCGTATCCCGACCCGTATGCCGGCGGAGCGGCGTATGCCGGCGGAGCAGCGTACGCCGGCGGAGCAGCGTATGCCGGCGGAGCAGCGTATTCCCTGCTCGCCTGCGGCGGCGGGACCCCATAGGCGGTGGGAGGCGCCCTGTAGCGCGTCTCCTTCACCGCGACCTTGACGTCGACCTTCCCGTGGGGCCTGCCCGAGGGCCGCTTCAGGTGGAGGCTCCGCTTCTTGGCGCCGCCGTacccgtcgtcgtcgtcgaggACATCGCGCAGCCTGAGCCGGGCCGAACCGATCAGCGGCTTGGTGCCGTCCTCGGTGCCGGCGTGGACGACGTCGACGTGCAGCGTGACGTCGTCGACGGCGGTTCCCGGGGGCAAGGGGATGAGGAGGGTCTGGTCCCAGACGG
The sequence above is drawn from the Eucalyptus grandis isolate ANBG69807.140 chromosome 11, ASM1654582v1, whole genome shotgun sequence genome and encodes:
- the LOC104424436 gene encoding uncharacterized protein DDB_G0290685-like isoform X1; protein product: MASSRYQVEVTLIGAKDLENVDSRHGPLRPYAVVWADPNQKRPTRVDPEGDSFPVWDQTLPIPLPPGAAVDDVMLHVHIVHASSEDGIRPLIGSAQLRLRDVLDDDNGYGGAKRWSLQLKRPSGRPHGKVDIKVAVRETRYRAPPTAYGVRPPQASREYAATPAYGSAYTAPPAYRSADSKPYASPQQPQYERRDPYYPKAPPEVDIKVAVRETRYRPPPTAYGVPRPQASREYAATPAYGSAYTAPPAYRSAYSKPYASPQQPQYERRDPYYPKAPPAGYPSYGGTSYDQAPSSYGQEGKKKKSKFGGMGTGLAVGGLAGVLGGLALAEVAEYVENKITNHAAEKAEDDLAYQDDGDGDYYQDDGDDYQEDGGDGNDYQYDGNNDGQDYQDSGGGGDGNYYQYGGDYGQDYGDGNDYQNHGDNGDDGQVYVDGNDYQDDSGDGNDYQNHGGNGDDAQVYGDGDDYQDDGGDGNDYQNHGGNGDDAQVYGDGEDYQDGSHGNDYQNHGGDGDDGQVYGDGDDYQEGGHGNDYQNHGGNGEDGQVYGIGDDYQDNDGDGNDYQYDGNDGQDYGDGDGDGEDSQDDRDDYY
- the LOC104424436 gene encoding uncharacterized protein LOC104424436 isoform X2: MASSRYQVEVTLIGAKDLENVDSRHGPLRPYAVVWADPNQKRPTRVDPEGDSFPVWDQTLPIPLPPGAAVDDVMLHVHIVHASSEDGIRPLIGSAQLRLRDVLDDDNGYGGAKRWSLQLKRPSGRPHGKVDIKVAVRETRYRAPPTAYGVRPPQASREYAATPAYGSAYTAPPAYRSADSKPYASPQQPQYERRDPYYPKAPPEVDIKVAVRETRYRPPPTAYGVPRPQASREYAATPAYGSAYTAPPAYRSAYSKPYASPQQPQYERRDPYYPKAPPAGYPSYGGTSYDQAPSSYGQEGKKKKSKFGGMGTGLAVGGLAGVLGGLALAEVAEYVENKITNHAAEKAEDDLAYQDDGDGDYYQDDGDDYQEDGGDGNDYQYDGNNDGQDYQDSGGGGDGNYYQYGGDYGQDYGDGNDYQNHGGNGDDAQVYGDGDDYQDDGGDGNDYQNHGGNGDDAQVYGDGEDYQDGSHGNDYQNHGGDGDDGQVYGDGDDYQEGGHGNDYQNHGGNGEDGQVYGIGDDYQDNDGDGNDYQYDGNDGQDYGDGDGDGEDSQDDRDDYY
- the LOC104424436 gene encoding uncharacterized protein DDB_G0290685-like isoform X3; this encodes MASSRYQVEVTLIGAKDLENVDSRHGPLRPYAVVWADPNQKRPTRVDPEGDSFPVWDQTLPIPLPPGAAVDDVMLHVHIVHASSEDGIRPLIGSAQLRLRDVLDDDNGYGGAKRWSLQLKRPSGRPHGKVDIKVAVRETRYRAPPTAYGVRPPQASREYAATPAYGSAYTAPPAYRSADSKPYASPQQPQYERRDPYYPKAPPAGYPSYGGTSYDQAPSSYGQEGKKKKSKFGGMGTGLAVGGLAGVLGGLALAEVAEYVENKITNHAAEKAEDDLAYQDDGDGDYYQDDGDDYQEDGGDGNDYQYDGNNDGQDYQDSGGGGDGNYYQYGGDYGQDYGDGNDYQNHGDNGDDGQVYVDGNDYQDDSGDGNDYQNHGGNGDDAQVYGDGDDYQDDGGDGNDYQNHGGNGDDAQVYGDGEDYQDGSHGNDYQNHGGDGDDGQVYGDGDDYQEGGHGNDYQNHGGNGEDGQVYGIGDDYQDNDGDGNDYQYDGNDGQDYGDGDGDGEDSQDDRDDYY
- the LOC104424437 gene encoding protein SRC2 homolog; protein product: MASSRYQVEVTLIAAKDLKNVNWRHGPLRPYAVVWADPNQKCSTRADAEGESFPVWDQTLLIPLPPGTAVDDVTLHVDVVHAGTEDGTKPLIGSARLRLRDVLDDDDGYGGAKKRSLHLKRPSGRPHGKVDVKVAVKETRYRAPPTAYGVPPPQASREYAAPPAYAAPPAYAAPPAYAAPPAYGSGYGNPYASPQQPQYERRDPYYTAAPPAGYPSYGGTSYDQAPPSYGQEEKKKSKFGGMGTGLAVGAVAGVLGGIALTEGAEYMENKIADDAAEKAEDNLAYRDDGDDYQDDGDDYY